From a single Miscanthus floridulus cultivar M001 unplaced genomic scaffold, ASM1932011v1 fs_863_3_4, whole genome shotgun sequence genomic region:
- the LOC136533347 gene encoding secreted RxLR effector protein 161-like, whose translation MKEWLKLTKVSTAAKVDATLYRSIIGGLRYLDHTRPDIAFVVGYVSRFMEDPREDHWATVKRLRRYVKETVDQGIIFSKTGGSRLQLNVFSDADMAGDIDGWRSTSSVLVFLDSAPI comes from the coding sequence ATGAAGGAGTGGCTGAAGCTAACAAAGGTCAGTACCGCAgcaaaggtagatgcaacactctaccggagcatcatcggtggtctacgctacctagaccacacgaggccagacattgcgttcgtcgtgggctacgtcagtcgcttcatggaggatcccagagaggatcactgggctacagTGAAGCGGCTACGGCGCTACGTCAAGGAaacggtggatcaagggatcatcttctccaagaccggcgggagtaggctgcagctcaatgtgttcagcgatgcagacatggcaggggacatcgacggatggcgaagcacctctagcgtgctcgtcttcctcgattCAGCTCCAATTtaa